In one window of Rhodospirillaceae bacterium DNA:
- a CDS encoding carbamoyltransferase, which produces MRILGVSAYYHDSAAALIEDGLIIAAVQEERFTRKKHDAAFPERAISYCLEEAGIGLKEVDFVTFYDKPFLKFERLLETYLSFAPKGFSSFKMAMPIWLKEKLFQKDLLRKKFKEYDSDFDWMNKLLFSEHHFSHAASAFFPSPFEDACVLTMDGVGEWATTSVALGHGNKLEMTREIHFPHSLGLLYSAMTYYTGFKVNSGEYKVMGLAPYGEPKYAQQMLDNLIDVKEDGSFRLDQKYFDYCTGLTMTNRAFDDLMGGPARQGEELLTQRHMDLAASIQAVTEEVVLKMTRSLAKETSQKNLCLAGGVALNCVANGKVLRDGAFENIWVQPAAGDAGGALGAALAAYYVHKGQPRSVSDHGDAMRGSYLGPDYSQANIEARLTQVGAKFESLTEVAMIETTAQALADGKAIGWFQGRMEFGPRALGGRSFLGDARSPEMQKLLNLKVKYRESFRPFAPAVLREDVSDWFEIDEDSPYMLMVADVAQKHRLQMSEEEQALFGIDKLNVPRSDIPAVTHVDYSARIQTVHEGTNPAYHALISRFKELTGCPVIVNTSFNVRGEPIVCTPEDAFHCFMGTEAEMLVVGNVVLRKEDQDPAVRLDYTDAFELD; this is translated from the coding sequence ATGCGTATTCTGGGTGTTTCCGCATATTACCATGACAGCGCTGCCGCCCTGATCGAGGACGGTTTAATCATCGCGGCCGTACAGGAAGAGCGCTTTACACGCAAAAAACATGATGCGGCCTTTCCTGAACGCGCCATATCCTACTGCCTGGAAGAGGCCGGAATTGGATTGAAAGAGGTCGATTTTGTCACCTTCTATGACAAGCCGTTCCTGAAATTTGAACGTCTGCTGGAAACATATCTGTCGTTTGCCCCGAAGGGTTTTTCTTCTTTCAAGATGGCTATGCCGATCTGGCTTAAGGAAAAGCTGTTTCAGAAAGATCTTCTGAGAAAGAAGTTTAAAGAATACGATTCCGATTTTGACTGGATGAACAAACTTCTGTTTTCGGAGCATCATTTCAGTCATGCTGCCAGCGCCTTTTTTCCTTCTCCTTTTGAGGATGCCTGCGTTCTGACCATGGATGGCGTCGGGGAATGGGCCACCACCTCGGTTGCACTGGGCCATGGCAACAAACTGGAAATGACCAGGGAAATCCACTTTCCCCATTCTCTGGGTCTGCTTTATTCGGCGATGACATATTACACTGGTTTCAAGGTCAATTCCGGCGAATACAAGGTAATGGGGCTGGCTCCTTATGGGGAACCCAAATACGCCCAGCAAATGCTGGATAACCTGATTGACGTCAAGGAGGACGGGTCATTCCGGTTGGATCAAAAATACTTTGATTATTGCACCGGCCTGACCATGACAAACCGGGCTTTTGATGACCTGATGGGTGGCCCAGCGCGTCAGGGGGAAGAGTTACTGACCCAGCGCCATATGGATCTGGCCGCATCAATCCAGGCGGTGACAGAAGAGGTCGTGCTTAAAATGACTCGCTCACTGGCAAAAGAAACCAGCCAAAAGAACTTGTGTTTGGCCGGTGGCGTCGCCCTGAACTGTGTCGCCAATGGCAAAGTATTGCGTGACGGGGCGTTCGAGAATATATGGGTGCAGCCCGCTGCTGGAGATGCCGGTGGCGCCTTGGGGGCGGCGCTTGCTGCCTATTATGTTCATAAAGGCCAGCCACGCAGTGTTTCAGACCATGGCGACGCCATGAGGGGCTCGTACCTGGGGCCGGATTATTCTCAAGCTAATATCGAGGCGCGCCTGACACAGGTCGGGGCGAAGTTTGAAAGCCTTACTGAGGTCGCCATGATCGAAACGACAGCGCAGGCACTGGCTGACGGCAAAGCGATTGGGTGGTTTCAGGGGCGTATGGAGTTTGGCCCCCGTGCCTTGGGCGGGCGCTCGTTTCTGGGTGACGCAAGATCACCTGAAATGCAAAAATTGCTTAATTTAAAAGTGAAGTACCGGGAGAGTTTTCGCCCCTTTGCACCTGCTGTTTTGCGCGAAGACGTCAGCGATTGGTTCGAGATTGATGAAGACAGTCCCTACATGCTGATGGTGGCCGATGTAGCCCAGAAGCATCGCTTGCAGATGAGCGAGGAAGAACAGGCCCTGTTTGGCATCGATAAATTAAACGTTCCGCGTTCCGATATTCCGGCCGTTACCCATGTCGACTATTCAGCACGTATCCAAACTGTTCACGAGGGCACTAATCCTGCCTACCATGCCTTGATTAGCCGTTTCAAAGAGTTGACCGGCTGCCCCGTTATCGTCAACACCAGCTTCAACGTACGCGGCGAACCGATTGTCTGCACGCCTGAGGACGCCTTCCATTGCTTTATGGGGACAGAGGCGGAGATGCTGGTTGTTGGTAATGTTGTTCTTCGTAAGGAAGATCAGGACCCAGCCGTGAGGCTGGATTACACGGATGCTTTTGAGTTGGATTGA
- a CDS encoding Gfo/Idh/MocA family oxidoreductase, with translation MISVGTEVASLRPSVPSDPDSGILDKIQTYNSLASLYLGKAIRNPGLAARRVQSIAMNRVRRGLPNKTVQPRSSVNIGEVIWNIIGQGKLKVDGSSLHLITDKSQFGYQCVSQDFSIPKGHSPCLEISGEVEEGLMCVGLLSGKHGKWIDSFTLGQGSFDERFVYEAGGAEDATLVIANAGTGSSSSIRIAGVNVLMIPPDQEGLPHSEMNQQGWNVGYSLAGEVVAVGEGVSDLAIGDMVACAGAGSANHAEYVAVKRNLVCPIPKGCDPRWAATTTVGTIALQGVRRANIELGEKVGVIGLGLIGQMTVQILRAAGCRVIGLDIDATRVERALAQGMDGGTDDPDEFKRLVIDATCGHGLDKTLITASSKSSRVVNLSMEITRMKGCVVLVGDVKMDIERSAFYRKEINLLMSTSYGPGRYDREYEVNGIDYPYSYVRWTENRNMESFMELIATGRIDMEPLIDRVVSLEKVPETYKELVKGDKNLPLGVLIKYQDQTAVGESAISLRGHRKPKEGMVNFVLVGAGAFGTSMLVPQLQKRKDVFFLKGVVSSNATRGGNYARSQGIELLASDIKGVLDNSDVHLAVIATRHDKHAKQVAAAILAEKHVFVEKPLALSWDELDTVDTAYKEHEKPPLVMIGFNRRFAPALQLLKQIIEGRRSPLVINYRLNAGYIPADSWIQAAEGGGRNVGEACHMYDVFRFLAGAPVTSIQAQAINPQGTAYLRNDNFCATMGYEDGSIGNLVYTALGPKQGMSKEYIEVFVDGNAYIVDDFKSLVRAGDSAELWSGDVDKGHFEELSRFGESIVGDGEAPIPFDEIIETSAVALHVEDLLYGRG, from the coding sequence TTGATTAGTGTCGGTACAGAGGTGGCTTCTTTGCGGCCTTCAGTACCTTCTGATCCAGATTCTGGTATTCTCGATAAAATCCAGACATATAACAGCCTAGCCTCGCTCTATCTCGGCAAGGCAATACGTAACCCAGGTCTGGCTGCCCGCAGGGTGCAATCAATCGCAATGAATCGTGTCCGAAGGGGCTTGCCAAATAAAACTGTACAGCCCAGGTCGTCAGTCAATATCGGTGAAGTAATCTGGAATATAATCGGTCAAGGGAAGCTGAAAGTTGATGGCTCTTCTCTTCACCTCATAACTGATAAAAGTCAATTTGGGTATCAATGCGTGTCCCAAGATTTTTCTATTCCTAAAGGACATTCCCCGTGTCTGGAAATATCTGGAGAAGTTGAAGAAGGGTTGATGTGCGTGGGCTTGCTGTCGGGCAAACATGGCAAATGGATAGACTCTTTCACCTTGGGGCAAGGCTCTTTCGATGAACGTTTTGTCTATGAGGCAGGAGGTGCAGAAGACGCCACCTTGGTGATTGCAAATGCTGGAACTGGTTCCTCATCAAGTATTAGAATCGCTGGCGTTAATGTTTTAATGATTCCGCCTGACCAAGAAGGACTTCCTCACAGCGAGATGAACCAGCAAGGGTGGAACGTTGGTTATTCTCTCGCCGGCGAAGTCGTCGCTGTAGGAGAAGGTGTGTCAGATTTGGCCATTGGTGACATGGTTGCCTGCGCGGGAGCTGGCAGCGCCAACCACGCCGAATATGTTGCCGTTAAACGTAATCTTGTTTGCCCCATTCCAAAGGGTTGTGACCCGCGATGGGCGGCAACGACAACTGTTGGAACTATTGCCCTGCAAGGCGTAAGGCGGGCGAACATTGAATTGGGTGAGAAAGTCGGGGTCATCGGCTTGGGATTGATCGGCCAGATGACCGTGCAAATTCTCAGAGCTGCAGGCTGTAGGGTTATTGGCCTGGATATTGATGCTACTCGTGTCGAACGTGCCTTGGCTCAAGGGATGGATGGTGGCACTGATGATCCAGACGAATTCAAACGGCTGGTCATTGATGCCACCTGTGGTCATGGGCTGGATAAAACACTGATTACAGCATCGAGCAAATCAAGCAGGGTGGTTAATCTTTCCATGGAAATAACGAGAATGAAGGGATGTGTTGTTCTCGTTGGCGATGTCAAAATGGATATTGAGCGATCTGCATTTTATCGTAAGGAAATTAACTTACTAATGAGCACGTCCTATGGTCCTGGCAGGTATGACAGGGAATACGAAGTCAATGGCATTGATTATCCCTATTCTTATGTGCGTTGGACTGAGAACCGTAATATGGAAAGCTTCATGGAGTTGATTGCGACGGGACGAATCGATATGGAGCCACTGATTGATCGCGTTGTCTCTCTTGAAAAGGTTCCCGAAACATATAAGGAATTGGTGAAAGGCGATAAAAACTTGCCCCTTGGTGTTCTGATCAAATACCAGGACCAAACTGCCGTCGGGGAAAGTGCGATTTCACTTCGCGGACACCGTAAGCCCAAAGAAGGAATGGTAAATTTTGTGCTGGTTGGTGCGGGTGCCTTCGGGACTTCGATGTTGGTGCCGCAATTGCAAAAACGAAAAGATGTTTTCTTCCTAAAGGGGGTGGTTAGCAGCAATGCAACTCGCGGGGGGAACTATGCTCGTAGTCAAGGCATAGAATTGTTGGCCTCTGATATTAAAGGGGTGCTGGATAATTCTGACGTCCATTTGGCGGTTATCGCTACTCGCCACGATAAACACGCTAAACAGGTTGCCGCTGCGATACTTGCTGAAAAGCATGTATTTGTCGAAAAACCGCTGGCCCTTAGTTGGGATGAACTGGACACTGTTGACACAGCATATAAGGAGCACGAGAAGCCGCCCCTGGTTATGATCGGGTTCAATCGTCGTTTTGCCCCGGCATTGCAGTTGCTGAAACAGATCATTGAGGGTCGCCGTTCACCCCTTGTGATTAATTACCGTTTGAACGCAGGCTATATTCCTGCTGATAGCTGGATACAGGCTGCTGAGGGTGGTGGCAGGAATGTCGGTGAGGCCTGTCACATGTATGATGTCTTTCGGTTTCTGGCCGGTGCTCCTGTTACGTCCATTCAGGCACAGGCAATCAATCCTCAGGGAACCGCCTATCTTCGTAACGATAATTTCTGTGCCACGATGGGGTATGAAGACGGTAGTATCGGCAATCTTGTCTATACGGCTCTTGGTCCAAAACAGGGTATGTCGAAGGAATACATAGAAGTCTTTGTTGATGGAAATGCCTACATTGTTGATGACTTTAAAAGTTTGGTTCGAGCAGGTGATAGTGCCGAGTTGTGGAGCGGCGATGTAGATAAGGGCCATTTTGAAGAATTAAGCCGCTTTGGTGAGTCAATCGTTGGCGATGGTGAGGCTCCGATACCCTTTGATGAAATTATTGAAACTTCAGCGGTGGCACTTCACGTTGAAGATTTGTTGTATGGGCGGGGTTAG
- a CDS encoding methyltransferase domain-containing protein, translated as MNKFNISLHDQMVPLGTDNKNFKYIFVSDAFETGVIEDGRIETVTERHQMTLERPVLQSGTPPLQLAKNNSAKGIILEMNRGWISRRHLKLGRGVFKEKLQLFFYWPLEEVIEHIDHFRFRLHIFMFLWASAYQLARRPTSISSADYIRHHKALLHKLRNNAAPVSIDGASRNGVRLGVKGAGLYLRLDYWARINSGGSYGHTCYLAKEMAKVSENFICIMGSRFQLLDTLGLRQLVPDFSCESMNELDLLNASNGYYDRLKLAFELYMPSYVYERLVPGNYAGMRLCQELKIPYIVEYNGSETIMRQSFGDGRTLQHKECFIGAEMVAFKQATAINVISDGVRDQLVESGVDPAKILVNPNCANPDEYVPGSRQEISEIREKLGWSDQHIIVGFIGTFGGWHGIEVLAGALPRICKELPAAQFLLIGAGDYQGLILEAVEKYGLHDRVHMPGVMPQQETAVLMKACDIFVSPHSKNMGEISFFGSPTKVFEYMSMAGGIVASDLEQIGQVLSPALRPADLLEKNVLVSEQRAVLCEPGNIEEFADAVIGLARRPGTIKALGANARKAIVNYYSWDKHVARILDFASSKAYEDSLHAHPELESKGVQKGTVDFDKQEIIKQWDNDPCGSHYVTGKTKPRNAWFKEVAQYRYDQYAPWMPEVMEFSGHVGEKVLEIGGGVGTDLLQFAKSGAQVTDIDMSGGHLALAKENLELNGYSGKFIHGDAENLPFDDGSFDLVYSNGVIHHTPNTQRAVSEIYRVLRPGGKAIIMVYAENSLHFWLNLFFWRGIRQGELLKSSMGMIMSRSVEISNVEARPLVKVYKKREIANMFHAFNDIEIFQRQLLKSEVPFWLKWIPAEKLQKIAGWNLIIKGYKS; from the coding sequence TTGAATAAATTTAATATTTCTTTGCATGACCAAATGGTTCCCCTTGGAACTGATAACAAAAACTTTAAATATATTTTTGTATCCGATGCATTTGAAACCGGGGTTATCGAGGATGGACGTATTGAGACGGTTACCGAACGTCACCAGATGACTCTGGAACGTCCTGTATTGCAGTCAGGCACCCCCCCCCTACAATTGGCAAAAAATAATTCTGCCAAAGGCATTATTCTTGAAATGAATCGGGGATGGATTAGCCGTCGGCATTTGAAACTCGGGCGAGGTGTTTTCAAAGAAAAATTGCAGTTGTTTTTTTATTGGCCACTTGAAGAAGTGATCGAACATATTGATCACTTTCGGTTTCGCTTACATATTTTCATGTTTTTGTGGGCGTCGGCGTATCAATTAGCTCGTCGGCCAACGTCTATAAGTAGCGCTGATTACATAAGGCATCACAAGGCGTTACTTCACAAATTAAGGAACAATGCGGCTCCGGTTTCTATTGATGGGGCCTCGCGTAATGGCGTTCGCCTAGGCGTCAAGGGTGCGGGGCTATATTTGCGCTTGGATTACTGGGCTAGAATCAATTCAGGGGGGAGTTACGGGCATACATGCTACTTAGCCAAGGAAATGGCAAAAGTATCTGAAAATTTTATTTGCATAATGGGAAGCCGGTTTCAACTTCTAGACACCCTTGGTCTACGTCAATTGGTTCCTGATTTTTCCTGCGAATCAATGAACGAGCTTGATCTGTTGAATGCCAGTAATGGGTACTATGACCGCCTGAAATTGGCTTTCGAACTTTACATGCCATCTTATGTTTATGAACGTCTCGTTCCCGGTAATTATGCCGGGATGCGCCTATGCCAGGAATTGAAAATCCCATATATTGTTGAATACAACGGTTCTGAAACGATCATGCGCCAATCTTTCGGCGACGGCAGAACACTACAGCATAAGGAATGTTTTATCGGCGCTGAAATGGTGGCTTTCAAACAGGCAACGGCAATCAATGTTATTTCAGATGGTGTTCGCGATCAACTTGTCGAAAGTGGGGTTGATCCCGCAAAAATTCTGGTCAACCCGAATTGCGCCAACCCGGATGAATACGTTCCCGGTTCAAGGCAAGAGATATCTGAAATTCGCGAAAAGTTAGGCTGGTCCGACCAGCATATCATTGTTGGTTTTATTGGTACCTTTGGCGGGTGGCATGGCATTGAGGTTCTGGCCGGGGCATTGCCAAGAATTTGTAAAGAGCTTCCAGCAGCCCAATTTTTACTTATTGGAGCGGGCGACTATCAGGGCCTTATTCTGGAAGCCGTTGAAAAATACGGCTTGCACGACAGGGTGCATATGCCTGGTGTTATGCCACAACAAGAAACGGCGGTATTGATGAAGGCCTGCGATATTTTTGTTTCCCCCCACAGTAAGAATATGGGAGAAATAAGTTTTTTTGGCTCCCCTACCAAGGTTTTTGAATATATGTCCATGGCGGGCGGAATTGTCGCCAGTGATCTGGAACAAATTGGTCAGGTGTTGTCACCGGCCCTCAGGCCTGCAGATTTATTGGAAAAGAACGTGCTGGTAAGTGAGCAGCGAGCCGTATTATGTGAGCCGGGCAATATAGAAGAATTTGCTGATGCTGTTATAGGATTGGCAAGGCGCCCGGGAACAATCAAAGCACTTGGCGCAAACGCACGCAAAGCGATTGTCAATTATTACTCCTGGGACAAACATGTTGCCAGAATTTTGGATTTTGCATCAAGTAAGGCCTATGAGGATAGCTTGCATGCACATCCTGAATTAGAGTCAAAAGGGGTTCAAAAAGGGACGGTTGATTTCGATAAACAGGAAATAATCAAGCAATGGGACAACGACCCATGTGGTTCACATTATGTAACAGGTAAGACAAAACCCCGTAACGCCTGGTTTAAAGAAGTTGCGCAATATCGATACGACCAATACGCGCCCTGGATGCCGGAGGTCATGGAATTTTCAGGGCATGTCGGAGAAAAAGTTCTGGAAATTGGCGGCGGTGTAGGTACTGATTTGCTTCAGTTTGCCAAATCGGGAGCGCAGGTCACGGACATAGATATGTCGGGAGGGCACCTGGCTCTTGCCAAGGAAAACTTGGAACTAAACGGTTACAGTGGCAAATTTATTCATGGTGATGCAGAAAATCTGCCCTTCGACGACGGATCATTCGATTTGGTCTATTCAAATGGTGTTATTCATCATACGCCGAATACGCAGAGAGCCGTTTCAGAAATTTACCGGGTTTTAAGGCCGGGAGGAAAAGCCATTATTATGGTCTATGCAGAGAATTCACTGCATTTCTGGCTGAACCTTTTTTTCTGGCGGGGGATTCGTCAAGGTGAACTTCTTAAGAGCTCAATGGGGATGATTATGTCCAGAAGTGTTGAGATATCCAATGTAGAAGCTCGGCCACTGGTAAAGGTCTATAAAAAGCGAGAAATAGCCAATATGTTCCACGCTTTTAATGACATTGAGATATTTCAAAGACAATTATTAAAATCAGAAGTGCCTTTTTGGTTAAAGTGGATACCGGCAGAAAAGCTTCAAAAAATCGCAGGCTGGAATTTGATTATCAAAGGTTATAAATCCTGA
- a CDS encoding radical SAM protein translates to MITSRGCPHRCSFCKLNFQKTIARSAENIVNEFRKIRSLGIQEVEIYDDTFTWGKERLRNICEGLIKDNNKITWAVRDRVTAARLDLYGLMYEAGCRRIHFGVELGVQRILNRMQKNITTEQARYAVKTARQSGLQVLTHFMFGNLDETVADMMQTIDFALELDADYAEFSITIPYAGTAMYKEGLSPGIISHDFWLDNAKCPTPGMRPAQVIESHADLDTLQGILNEANRRFYFRPRYILREFSRLRSLGEFMRKSQIGYRLAASIFAG, encoded by the coding sequence ATGATTACCAGTCGGGGATGCCCTCATCGATGTAGCTTTTGTAAGCTAAATTTCCAAAAGACAATCGCCAGATCGGCAGAAAATATTGTCAACGAATTCCGGAAAATCAGATCGTTGGGAATTCAGGAAGTGGAAATCTATGACGACACCTTTACCTGGGGAAAAGAGCGCTTGCGCAACATCTGCGAGGGCTTGATCAAGGACAATAATAAAATAACCTGGGCTGTTCGCGACCGAGTCACCGCCGCCCGTCTCGACCTATATGGCCTTATGTACGAGGCCGGATGCCGGCGAATTCATTTCGGGGTGGAATTGGGTGTTCAGCGCATTTTGAACAGAATGCAAAAGAACATAACCACCGAACAGGCCCGTTACGCAGTCAAGACGGCGCGGCAATCAGGCCTTCAAGTCCTTACCCATTTTATGTTTGGAAACCTAGATGAAACTGTTGCTGATATGATGCAGACCATCGATTTTGCACTGGAATTGGATGCAGATTACGCCGAATTTTCAATTACCATTCCCTATGCTGGAACAGCGATGTACAAAGAGGGACTCTCGCCGGGCATTATTTCCCATGATTTTTGGCTGGACAACGCCAAATGTCCGACCCCCGGTATGAGGCCTGCTCAGGTAATCGAAAGCCACGCTGACCTGGACACGCTTCAGGGCATACTTAATGAGGCAAACCGCAGGTTTTACTTTCGACCACGCTATATCCTTCGCGAGTTTTCACGACTTCGAAGCCTAGGAGAATTTATGAGAAAATCTCAAATTGGGTACCGGTTGGCGGCTTCGATTTTCGCTGGGTAA
- a CDS encoding SDR family oxidoreductase → MTDSPVLVLTGTSRGIGHHLAIHYLEQGWRVAGCSRSETDIDDKNYIHTAVDVTEEAEVTKWVRSIGRDLGRIDATINNAGAASMNHVLLTPAKTVDRLMKLNFKGSFLVCRETAKIMAKRKYGRIVNFSSVAVPLSLEGESVYVASKSAIEAFSRSMAREVIGHNITVNVVAPAPIDTDLTRSIPKAVMDRLFKKMVISRYGKFEDIENVTDFFLNPQSSMITGQVITLGAW, encoded by the coding sequence GTGACTGATTCACCTGTTTTAGTTTTGACGGGCACAAGTCGGGGTATTGGCCATCATCTGGCGATTCATTACCTGGAACAGGGATGGCGGGTCGCCGGTTGCAGCCGATCGGAAACAGACATCGATGATAAAAACTACATCCATACCGCTGTTGATGTGACGGAAGAGGCCGAAGTCACCAAATGGGTGCGATCCATTGGCCGTGACCTGGGCCGAATAGATGCCACCATCAATAATGCCGGCGCGGCAAGTATGAACCATGTTTTACTGACGCCGGCCAAAACCGTTGATCGGTTGATGAAACTGAATTTCAAGGGCTCGTTCCTTGTTTGCCGCGAAACGGCAAAAATCATGGCCAAGCGGAAGTATGGGCGAATTGTTAATTTCAGTTCAGTCGCTGTACCCCTTTCACTGGAAGGCGAGTCCGTTTACGTCGCATCCAAATCGGCCATCGAAGCTTTTTCGCGAAGCATGGCGCGCGAAGTCATTGGTCACAACATTACTGTAAACGTCGTTGCTCCGGCGCCGATCGATACGGATTTAACTCGTAGCATTCCGAAGGCCGTGATGGACAGGTTATTTAAAAAAATGGTGATTTCACGGTATGGGAAATTCGAGGATATCGAAAACGTCACCGACTTTTTCCTGAACCCACAAAGTTCGATGATTACCGGGCAGGTGATTACGTTGGGGGCGTGGTAA
- a CDS encoding acyl--CoA ligase, producing MRSWFLNSLRDYEDRDAVVWNGRVSTYRDLLDLSKCWIEKIQDANILNGATVALVGDFAPETCAAFLALIETKCIIVPLMPGTFVRHPEFLEIANVEFIIDSRKDAAIVVREVAPRHPIVQFLVDEGDPGLVLFSSGSTGLSKAAVHSLTPLLEKYRTPRPAMRSLTFLLLDHIGGVNTFFHVISSGGVLVATSERTPAGVFKAIESARVELLPVSPTFLNLCLLTKEYLNYDTSSLRKISYGTEPMPQSTLDAVKKAFPGIVLQQTYGLTEVGIMSSKSREDGSLWVKIGGQGFDTKIVNNRLWVKAQSAMIGYLNSPSPFDDEGWLNTHDIVELDGEFIRFLGRDSEIINVGGEKLFPAEVVNLLISLDNIKDATVRGEQNNLMGQIVVATVNLIESETARDVKRRIRSALKGKVAEYKIPHKIIIADTDQFNERFKRMRLTDMEKVPT from the coding sequence ATGAGAAGTTGGTTTCTCAATTCATTGCGTGACTATGAAGACAGGGATGCGGTTGTTTGGAACGGTCGGGTTTCGACGTATCGTGATTTGCTGGATCTTTCAAAATGCTGGATTGAGAAAATCCAGGACGCCAATATTTTGAACGGCGCTACGGTTGCCCTCGTTGGTGATTTTGCGCCGGAAACCTGTGCAGCTTTCCTGGCTTTAATTGAAACTAAATGCATCATCGTGCCCCTGATGCCCGGTACTTTTGTTCGGCACCCCGAATTCCTGGAAATCGCTAACGTCGAATTCATTATAGACAGCCGGAAGGATGCAGCTATCGTCGTGCGAGAAGTGGCGCCAAGGCACCCTATTGTTCAATTCCTGGTTGATGAAGGCGACCCGGGATTGGTGCTCTTTTCTTCGGGTTCCACGGGGCTTAGCAAGGCAGCCGTGCATTCTTTGACGCCGTTGCTGGAGAAATACCGAACACCCCGACCCGCCATGCGGTCCCTGACATTCCTGCTGCTGGATCATATCGGCGGAGTAAATACTTTTTTCCACGTGATATCCAGCGGCGGGGTCCTGGTAGCCACCAGTGAGAGGACACCCGCTGGAGTTTTCAAGGCGATTGAAAGCGCACGTGTTGAGCTACTGCCCGTTTCTCCTACTTTTCTAAACCTATGTCTGCTGACCAAGGAATATCTCAATTACGATACGTCAAGCCTCAGGAAAATCTCCTATGGTACTGAACCCATGCCTCAATCCACACTCGATGCGGTGAAGAAAGCATTTCCTGGTATCGTCTTGCAGCAAACCTATGGTTTGACCGAAGTCGGCATCATGAGTTCCAAAAGTCGTGAAGATGGCTCGCTTTGGGTGAAGATCGGTGGCCAAGGGTTCGACACTAAAATTGTTAATAATCGGTTGTGGGTCAAGGCCCAATCCGCCATGATCGGATACTTGAATTCCCCTTCACCGTTTGATGATGAAGGATGGCTAAACACTCATGATATTGTGGAACTTGATGGTGAATTTATCCGTTTTTTAGGACGCGATTCGGAAATCATAAATGTCGGCGGCGAAAAATTATTCCCGGCCGAAGTGGTAAACCTACTGATTAGTCTGGACAATATTAAAGACGCCACCGTCAGGGGCGAACAGAACAATCTGATGGGGCAGATTGTTGTCGCCACGGTTAACCTGATCGAATCGGAAACCGCGCGTGATGTAAAAAGACGCATTCGCTCGGCCCTGAAGGGAAAGGTCGCCGAATATAAAATTCCTCATAAAATCATTATTGCAGACACAGATCAATTTAACGAGCGTTTCAAACGCATGCGCCTCACAGATATGGAAAAAGTTCCGACATGA
- a CDS encoding methyltransferase domain-containing protein, producing MNSQQHTDVTFFRCPSCGTENLIASSEYGVYAQCTKCLEQFGLIETFPFLVRRDFLSVIGEANDVCIQAEDLDAMAADVVKQANIKFHNAIAEEYEHDVSTFDIFRPGGACQQRLKETLKEASKTSGGDVMLDVCCGTGNVLLAGKDEFVNCIGIDISVNMMKIAAYRDLEVIGADATNIPFPDGSVNCVTAFSALHHLVDYPVVVAEMARSLKPGGTFYTDWDPNGHVTHTGWAVSLMVNSVHFVRRLISRSQIPESAEQRVAEYHHNSESGFDAEKAADVLRAEKFSKVEVIYHLNPPSFRKAGGWSSVIAIMAAFKIISFVPPIPKNLYPWVAIRAIK from the coding sequence ATGAATTCTCAGCAGCACACTGACGTCACGTTCTTTCGTTGTCCCAGTTGCGGCACCGAAAACCTGATAGCTTCTTCCGAATACGGTGTGTACGCGCAGTGCACAAAATGCCTAGAACAATTTGGCTTAATTGAGACATTCCCGTTTCTTGTACGCCGTGATTTCCTGTCTGTTATCGGCGAAGCTAACGATGTTTGCATACAAGCAGAAGACCTTGATGCCATGGCTGCCGATGTGGTGAAACAGGCAAACATCAAATTTCACAACGCCATCGCCGAAGAATATGAACACGATGTTTCCACGTTTGATATTTTTCGTCCCGGTGGAGCCTGCCAGCAGCGGCTCAAGGAAACCCTTAAGGAAGCCAGCAAAACATCAGGTGGCGATGTGATGCTGGATGTATGCTGCGGTACGGGAAATGTCCTTTTGGCGGGGAAGGATGAATTTGTCAATTGTATCGGTATCGATATTTCCGTCAACATGATGAAAATCGCGGCGTACCGGGATCTAGAAGTCATCGGTGCCGATGCCACGAATATTCCTTTTCCGGATGGCTCGGTTAATTGTGTAACGGCATTCAGTGCCCTGCATCACTTGGTTGATTATCCAGTTGTTGTCGCTGAAATGGCGCGCAGCCTGAAGCCCGGCGGCACGTTCTATACGGACTGGGACCCTAACGGTCACGTGACCCACACGGGTTGGGCGGTCTCCCTTATGGTCAATTCAGTTCACTTTGTTCGCCGTCTCATTTCACGAAGCCAAATTCCGGAATCCGCCGAACAACGTGTTGCCGAATATCATCATAATTCCGAATCCGGATTCGACGCGGAGAAAGCCGCCGACGTGTTGCGGGCGGAGAAATTTTCTAAAGTTGAGGTGATCTATCATTTAAACCCGCCGAGTTTTCGTAAAGCCGGGGGATGGTCCTCAGTTATCGCCATCATGGCAGCTTTTAAAATAATCAGCTTTGTTCCGCCTATCCCTAAAAATCTATACCCTTGGGTAGCTATACGCGCTATCAAATAG